ACAGAATAGCCGTTTTCAGATTTTCCCGGCAATCAGAGATACGATATCACCGATTGTCTGGACCTCATCGGCCTCATCATCGGAAACTTCAATATCAAATTCATCCTCAATGGCCAGGATAATATCCACCAGGCGGGAAGAATTTACTTTCAGATCATTTAAAATATCCGTTTCTTCCGTTGCATTTTTTAGATCTTCCGCTTCACGAACATAGGGTTTGAGAATCTCAAGGATTTTCTCAAAGATTACTTTTTGTTCCATGGTTTCCTCCTTTTTATGGTTTGATCGCTGTCACTATTGATTGTTTATCATTCATATCTTTGAAAAACGACACACGAATTAACATCTCCAAAGCCAAAACTGGCCTTGATCAGGGTTTT
Above is a window of Candidatus Neomarinimicrobiota bacterium DNA encoding:
- a CDS encoding acyl carrier protein; protein product: MEQKVIFEKILEILKPYVREAEDLKNATEETDILNDLKVNSSRLVDIILAIEDEFDIEVSDDEADEVQTIGDIVSLIAGKI